Proteins co-encoded in one Streptomyces sp. SLBN-31 genomic window:
- a CDS encoding bifunctional [glutamine synthetase] adenylyltransferase/[glutamine synthetase]-adenylyl-L-tyrosine phosphorylase — MTAPGRRSSTFTRLLRHGFTDASAAERLLDSAELMPVRNDPVLLEALGATADPDQALLGLVRLLEAQPDPTARRELLDTLIAAKPLRDRLLGVLGASAALADHLARHPRDWHALVTYEPRDLHPGVEEFERGLAEAGDPVSLRVAYRRCLLSIAARDVCGTTNVAETAAELADLATATLRAALALARAAAPEDAALCRLAVIAMGKCGGHELNYVSDVDVIFVGEAADGADEGKALRAATKLASHMMRVCSETTVEGSIWPVDANLRPEGRNGPLVRTLSSHLAYYQRWAKTWEFQALLKARPVAGDIELGEEYVTALEPLVWQAAERENFVVDVQKMRRRVVENIPAAEVDRELKLGPGGLRDVEFAVQLLQLVHGRADASLRSGTTLDALQALAAGGYVGRQDAVQLDDAYRFLRSMEHRIQLYRLRRTHLVPEDDADLRRIGRSLGLRVDPVAELTREWRRHTAVVRRLHEKLFYRPLLDAVAQLAPGEARLSPEAARERLVALGYADPAAALRHLEALASGVTRKAAIQRTLLPVLLGWFADSADPDAGLLNFRKVSDALGKTPWYLRLLRDEGAAAENLARVLSAGRLAPDLLMRAPEAVALLGDGDGGGLEPRGRDHLEQEILAAVSRADGAVQAVTAARGVRRRELFRTAAADIVGSYGTETHPAEADQGALVDLVGAAVSDLTAATIAGTLRAVVRDGWGEELPTRFAVIGMGRFGGHELGYGSDADVVFVHEPREGVDEREAADAANKVVSEMRRLLQIPSADPPLLIDADLRPEGKSGPLVRTLKSYEAYYRRWSLGWESQALLRAEPVAGDEVLGRRFVELIDPLRYPARGLGDEAVREIRRLKARMEAERLPRGADPKLHTKLGPGGLSDVEWTVQLLQLRHGHAEPGLRTTRTRAALAAARAAELISAEDAEILDEAWVLATRVRNAVMLVRGRAGDTFPSDGREVAAVGRYLGYGDGMVGDMLDAYRRTARRARSVVEELFYAG; from the coding sequence ATGACGGCGCCGGGGCGCAGGAGCAGTACCTTCACACGGCTGCTGCGGCACGGCTTCACCGATGCCTCGGCCGCCGAGCGGCTGCTGGACAGCGCCGAGCTGATGCCCGTGCGCAACGACCCGGTGCTCCTGGAGGCGCTGGGCGCCACCGCCGACCCGGACCAGGCGCTGCTCGGTCTCGTACGGCTGCTGGAGGCGCAGCCCGACCCCACCGCGCGCCGCGAGCTGCTCGACACCCTGATAGCGGCCAAGCCGCTGCGCGACCGCCTCCTCGGCGTGCTCGGCGCCTCCGCCGCGCTCGCCGACCACCTCGCCCGGCATCCCCGGGACTGGCACGCGCTGGTCACGTACGAGCCGCGCGACCTGCACCCGGGCGTGGAGGAGTTCGAGCGGGGCCTCGCCGAGGCCGGCGACCCGGTCTCCCTGCGGGTCGCCTACCGCCGCTGCCTGCTGTCCATCGCCGCCCGTGACGTCTGCGGCACCACGAACGTCGCCGAGACCGCCGCCGAGCTCGCCGACCTCGCCACCGCGACCCTGCGCGCCGCCCTCGCCCTCGCCCGAGCCGCCGCGCCCGAGGACGCGGCGCTGTGCCGGCTCGCGGTGATCGCGATGGGCAAGTGCGGCGGCCACGAGCTCAACTACGTCTCCGACGTGGACGTCATCTTCGTGGGCGAGGCGGCGGACGGCGCCGACGAGGGCAAGGCACTCAGGGCCGCCACCAAGCTGGCCTCGCACATGATGCGGGTCTGCTCGGAGACCACCGTCGAGGGCTCCATCTGGCCCGTCGACGCCAACCTCCGCCCCGAGGGCCGCAACGGCCCCCTCGTGCGCACCCTTTCCAGCCACCTCGCCTACTACCAGCGCTGGGCCAAGACCTGGGAGTTCCAGGCACTGCTCAAGGCCCGCCCGGTGGCCGGCGACATCGAACTCGGCGAGGAGTACGTCACCGCCCTCGAACCCCTCGTCTGGCAGGCCGCCGAGCGCGAGAACTTCGTCGTGGACGTGCAGAAGATGCGCCGCCGGGTCGTCGAGAACATCCCCGCCGCCGAGGTCGACCGCGAGCTGAAGCTCGGCCCGGGCGGCCTCAGGGACGTCGAATTCGCCGTCCAGCTGCTGCAGTTGGTGCACGGGCGGGCGGACGCGTCGCTGCGCAGCGGGACGACGCTGGACGCGCTGCAGGCGCTCGCCGCCGGCGGGTACGTGGGACGGCAGGACGCCGTGCAGCTCGACGACGCCTACCGGTTCCTGCGCTCCATGGAGCACCGCATCCAGCTGTACCGGCTGCGGCGCACACACCTCGTCCCCGAGGACGACGCCGACCTGCGCCGCATCGGCCGCTCCCTCGGCCTGCGCGTCGATCCCGTCGCCGAGCTGACCCGCGAATGGCGGCGGCACACGGCCGTCGTACGCCGCCTGCACGAGAAGCTCTTCTACCGACCGCTGCTCGACGCCGTGGCCCAACTCGCGCCCGGAGAGGCAAGGTTGAGCCCCGAGGCGGCGAGGGAGCGGCTGGTCGCGCTGGGCTACGCCGACCCGGCGGCCGCCCTGCGCCACCTGGAGGCGCTGGCGTCGGGGGTGACGCGCAAGGCCGCGATCCAGCGGACCCTGCTGCCGGTGCTGCTGGGCTGGTTCGCGGACTCCGCCGACCCGGACGCGGGCCTGCTCAACTTCCGCAAGGTGTCGGACGCGTTGGGCAAGACGCCCTGGTACCTGCGGCTGCTGCGGGACGAGGGCGCCGCCGCGGAGAACCTCGCGCGCGTGCTGTCCGCCGGCCGGCTCGCCCCCGATCTGCTGATGCGCGCACCCGAGGCGGTGGCGCTGCTCGGCGACGGCGACGGCGGAGGGCTGGAGCCGCGCGGCCGGGACCACCTGGAGCAGGAGATACTCGCCGCGGTCAGCCGAGCGGACGGCGCGGTCCAGGCGGTCACGGCAGCGCGTGGCGTACGGCGGCGGGAGCTGTTCCGCACGGCCGCCGCGGACATCGTGGGCTCGTACGGCACCGAGACGCACCCCGCCGAGGCCGATCAGGGCGCGCTGGTGGACCTGGTCGGCGCCGCGGTGTCCGACCTGACCGCGGCGACCATCGCGGGCACGCTGCGCGCGGTGGTGCGGGACGGCTGGGGCGAGGAGCTGCCGACCCGGTTCGCCGTCATCGGCATGGGCCGCTTCGGCGGCCACGAACTGGGCTACGGCTCCGACGCCGACGTCGTCTTCGTGCACGAGCCGCGCGAGGGCGTGGACGAGCGGGAGGCCGCCGACGCGGCGAACAAGGTGGTCTCCGAGATGCGGCGGCTGCTGCAGATCCCGAGCGCGGACCCGCCGCTGCTGATCGACGCGGACCTGCGGCCCGAGGGCAAGTCCGGCCCGCTCGTACGGACGCTGAAGTCGTACGAGGCGTACTACCGCCGCTGGTCGCTGGGGTGGGAGTCGCAGGCGCTGCTGCGGGCCGAACCGGTCGCCGGCGACGAGGTCCTCGGCCGCCGCTTCGTGGAGCTGATCGACCCGCTGCGGTACCCGGCGCGCGGGCTCGGGGACGAGGCCGTACGGGAGATCCGGCGGCTGAAGGCCCGGATGGAGGCCGAGCGGCTGCCGCGCGGCGCCGATCCCAAGCTGCACACCAAGCTCGGCCCCGGCGGCCTGTCCGACGTCGAGTGGACCGTGCAGCTGCTGCAGCTGCGGCACGGGCACGCGGAGCCGGGGCTGCGCACCACGCGGACGCGCGCGGCCCTCGCGGCGGCGCGTGCCGCCGAACTGATCTCGGCCGAGGACGCGGAGATCCTGGACGAGGCGTGGGTCCTGGCCACCCGCGTGCGCAACGCCGTGATGCTGGTACGCGGCCGGGCCGGGGACACCTTCCCGTCGGACGGCCGCGAGGTGGCCGCCGTGGGGCGCTACCTGGGCTACGGCGACGGAATGGTCGGCGACATGCTCGACGCCTACCGCCGCACGGCGCGCAGGGCACGGTCGGTGGTGGAGGAGCTGTTCTACGCGGGCTGA
- a CDS encoding VOC family protein, which yields MDMSLEVIMLPVSDVDRAKEFYRDKVGFHVDLDGEVMEGVRIVQLTPPGSGCSIALVDGLQVPTGMPQPGTYHGMQLCVADAKAAYEELTARGLEVSEPQRFADQDGATFLYFTDPDGNGWAIQEYRRRATEPLHEVLARQAAERQ from the coding sequence ATGGACATGAGCCTTGAAGTGATCATGCTGCCGGTCTCCGACGTGGACCGGGCCAAGGAGTTCTACCGGGACAAGGTCGGCTTCCACGTCGACCTCGACGGCGAGGTGATGGAGGGGGTGCGGATCGTCCAGCTCACCCCGCCCGGCTCGGGGTGTTCCATCGCGCTGGTCGACGGGTTGCAGGTGCCGACCGGCATGCCGCAGCCTGGTACGTACCACGGGATGCAGCTCTGTGTGGCGGACGCGAAGGCCGCGTACGAGGAGCTGACCGCGCGCGGTCTGGAGGTCAGCGAGCCGCAGCGGTTCGCCGACCAGGACGGGGCGACATTCCTGTACTTCACGGACCCGGACGGCAACGGATGGGCGATCCAGGAGTACCGGCGCCGGGCGACCGAGCCACTGCACGAGGTGCTGGCGCGGCAGGCCGCCGAGCGGCAGTAG
- a CDS encoding alkaline phosphatase family protein, with amino-acid sequence MSGSTASPARPRARRGRAALASTLAFTAAAVGLWTGLGGSSSAAAAAVPSPDHVVVVVMENHAYSQVIGSSSAPYINSLKTGGANLTQSYGITHPSQPNYYALFSGSTQGVTDDSCVTPGFSSAANLASEALAAGRTWASYNESLPSQGSTTCGSGNYAQKHDPWFGFKNVPTSSAKTFAQFPTDYSTLPQISFVTPNLCSDMHDCSVSTGDTWLKNNLGGYATWAKTHNSLLVVTFDEDNRLSGNRIPTVLYGQPVTAGSSSSTTYNHYDLLRTLEDTQGLSTHAGNAASATDITGIWAS; translated from the coding sequence GTGTCCGGCAGCACCGCAAGTCCTGCCCGTCCGAGAGCCCGCCGCGGCCGCGCCGCACTCGCGTCCACGCTCGCCTTCACGGCCGCGGCCGTCGGTCTGTGGACCGGTCTCGGCGGCTCCTCGTCCGCGGCCGCGGCGGCCGTGCCGAGCCCCGACCACGTGGTCGTCGTGGTCATGGAGAACCACGCCTACAGCCAGGTCATCGGCTCCTCCAGCGCGCCGTACATCAACTCGTTGAAGACCGGTGGTGCGAACCTGACCCAGTCGTACGGGATCACCCACCCGAGCCAGCCGAACTACTACGCCCTGTTCTCCGGCTCCACTCAGGGCGTCACCGACGACAGCTGCGTCACCCCGGGCTTCTCCTCGGCCGCCAACCTCGCCTCGGAGGCCCTCGCGGCGGGCCGCACCTGGGCCAGCTACAACGAGTCGCTGCCCAGCCAGGGCTCGACCACGTGCGGCAGCGGCAACTACGCCCAGAAGCACGACCCTTGGTTCGGCTTCAAGAACGTGCCGACGTCCAGCGCCAAGACGTTCGCGCAGTTCCCCACGGACTACTCGACGCTGCCGCAGATCTCCTTCGTCACCCCCAACCTGTGCAGCGACATGCACGACTGCTCGGTGTCCACCGGCGACACCTGGCTGAAGAACAACCTGGGCGGCTACGCCACCTGGGCCAAGACCCACAACAGCCTGCTCGTCGTCACCTTCGACGAGGACAACCGGCTGTCGGGCAACCGCATCCCGACGGTCCTGTACGGCCAGCCGGTGACGGCGGGCTCGTCGTCGTCCACCACGTACAACCACTACGACCTGCTGCGCACCCTGGAGGACACCCAGGGCCTGTCCACGCACGCGGGCAACGCGGCCTCCGCGACGGACATCACCGGTATCTGGGCGTCCTGA
- a CDS encoding TolB-like translocation protein, with translation MILRNRILVLLAALAALGAVAVASVLHASARADRRDRAQPGGPQVTSGTVTLTTPGRMVFRNLAWGPHRDELTTVPATGPSGPRTASGVKCLRFYAASGTGVCLQAVHGAVSDTYRAVVLDAHLKERARYDVPGIPSRARVSPTGHFAAWTAFVGGDSYAGTNFSTRAAILDVRTGKLTPSLEAYRVVKDGHVYRAADLNFWGVTFASDDRTFYATMATQGRTYLVRGDLRTRTVTTLHTNVECPSLSPDDARIAFKKRVRGLPRDAPWRLYVLDLRTMRETPLAEPRSVDDQAVWRDAHTLVYALPGDYGADLYTIPADGTGKPRRISTAAVSPAFVG, from the coding sequence ATGATCCTGCGCAACCGCATCCTCGTCCTGCTGGCGGCCCTGGCGGCGCTCGGGGCGGTCGCCGTGGCCTCGGTCCTGCACGCCTCGGCGCGCGCGGACCGGCGTGACCGGGCCCAGCCCGGCGGCCCGCAGGTGACCTCGGGGACCGTCACCCTGACCACCCCCGGCCGCATGGTCTTCCGCAACCTGGCGTGGGGCCCGCACCGCGACGAGCTGACGACGGTCCCGGCGACCGGCCCCTCCGGCCCGCGCACCGCCTCCGGCGTCAAGTGCCTGCGCTTCTACGCCGCCTCGGGCACCGGGGTGTGCCTGCAGGCGGTGCACGGCGCGGTCTCCGACACCTACCGGGCGGTCGTCCTCGACGCGCACCTGAAGGAGCGGGCGAGGTACGACGTCCCCGGCATCCCGTCCCGCGCCCGCGTCTCCCCGACGGGCCACTTCGCGGCGTGGACGGCCTTCGTGGGCGGCGACTCGTACGCCGGCACGAACTTCTCGACCCGCGCGGCGATCCTGGACGTCCGCACCGGGAAACTGACTCCGTCCCTGGAGGCCTACCGGGTAGTGAAGGACGGCCATGTCTACCGCGCGGCGGACCTGAACTTCTGGGGGGTGACGTTCGCGTCGGACGACCGCACGTTCTACGCGACGATGGCGACGCAGGGCCGGACCTACCTGGTCAGAGGCGACCTGCGCACCCGCACGGTCACCACGCTCCACACCAATGTCGAATGCCCGTCCCTGTCCCCCGACGACGCCCGGATCGCCTTCAAGAAACGGGTGCGGGGACTGCCGAGGGACGCCCCCTGGCGGCTGTACGTCCTCGACCTGCGCACGATGCGGGAAACCCCGCTGGCCGAGCCTCGCAGCGTCGACGACCAGGCGGTCTGGCGCGACGCCCACACCCTGGTCTACGCCCTCCCCGGCGACTACGGCGCAGACCTGTACACGATCCCGGCGGACGGCACGGGAAAGCCGCGGCGCATCAGCACCGCGGCGGTGTCACCGGCGTTCGTGGGCTAG
- a CDS encoding RusA family crossover junction endodeoxyribonuclease: protein MTERDFVVREFRDYGRVEIRSAVDPVSLQADPARKAGFKAALGAAVQRATTGVFTHDVEVNLVWLIEESRRYQTHLVADLDNVMKPILDAVTGADGIMIDDNQIQSIDASWMTPAGQTGFELKFTALMRDDYVSREGLSFVEFSADRCYLLPRMDRSAQVALVSRYRQALEGYRRMLDAGIAEGVARNVLPLVRPFPRARLGRFKVLPHADF, encoded by the coding sequence GTGACCGAACGCGACTTCGTGGTGCGGGAGTTCCGTGACTACGGGCGGGTCGAGATCCGGAGCGCGGTGGATCCCGTTTCCCTCCAGGCCGATCCCGCACGGAAGGCCGGCTTCAAGGCCGCTCTCGGTGCTGCTGTCCAGAGGGCCACGACGGGTGTGTTCACGCACGACGTCGAAGTGAACCTCGTGTGGCTCATCGAGGAGTCACGCCGCTACCAGACCCATCTGGTGGCGGACCTCGACAACGTCATGAAACCGATCCTCGACGCCGTCACCGGCGCCGACGGCATCATGATCGACGACAACCAGATCCAGTCGATCGACGCCTCTTGGATGACGCCGGCGGGGCAGACCGGCTTCGAGCTGAAGTTCACGGCGTTGATGAGAGACGACTACGTGTCGCGCGAGGGGCTTTCTTTCGTGGAGTTCAGCGCGGACCGCTGTTACCTGCTGCCGCGGATGGACAGGTCGGCTCAGGTGGCTCTGGTGAGCAGGTATCGCCAGGCGCTGGAGGGATACCGGCGGATGCTCGACGCGGGAATCGCGGAAGGCGTCGCACGGAACGTCCTTCCGCTGGTGCGGCCTTTTCCCCGTGCGCGGTTGGGGAGGTTCAAGGTCCTTCCCCACGCGGATTTCTGA
- a CDS encoding glutamine synthetase family protein → MDKQQEFVLRTLEERDIRFVRLWFTDVLGFLKSVAVAPAELEQAFDEGIGFDGSAIEGFARVYESDMIAKPDPSTFQVLPWRAEAPGTARMFCDILMPDGSPSFADPRYVLKRALTRGSDLGFTFYTHPEIEFFLLKDRPLDGTRPTPADNSGYFDHTPQNIGMDFRRQAITMLESMGISVEFSHHEGAPGQQEIDLRYADALSTADNIMTFRLVMKQVALEQGVQATFMPKPFSEHPGSGMHTHLSLFEGDRNAFYESGSEYQLSKVGRSFIAGLLRHAAEISAVTNQWVNSYKRIWGGSERTAGAGGEAPSYICWGHNNRSALVRVPMYKPGKTGSARVEVRSIDSGANPYLTYAVLLAAGLKGIEEGYELPPGAEDDVWALSDAERRAMGIEPLPQNLGEALTLMERSDLVAETLGEHVFDFFLRNKRQEWEEYRSEVTAFELRKNLPVL, encoded by the coding sequence ATGGACAAGCAGCAGGAGTTCGTGCTCCGGACCTTGGAGGAGCGGGACATCCGGTTCGTACGCCTGTGGTTCACGGACGTGCTGGGCTTCCTCAAGTCCGTGGCCGTGGCCCCGGCCGAGCTGGAACAGGCCTTCGACGAGGGCATCGGCTTCGACGGTTCGGCCATCGAGGGCTTCGCCCGCGTGTACGAGTCCGACATGATCGCCAAGCCGGACCCGTCCACCTTCCAGGTCCTGCCCTGGCGCGCCGAGGCCCCCGGCACCGCCCGCATGTTCTGCGACATCCTCATGCCGGACGGCTCCCCGTCCTTCGCCGACCCGCGCTACGTCCTCAAGCGTGCCCTCACGCGCGGCTCCGACCTGGGCTTCACCTTCTACACCCACCCCGAGATCGAGTTCTTCCTGCTGAAGGACCGCCCCCTCGACGGCACCCGCCCCACCCCCGCCGACAACTCCGGCTACTTCGACCACACCCCGCAGAACATCGGCATGGACTTCCGCCGCCAGGCGATCACCATGCTGGAGTCGATGGGCATCTCGGTCGAGTTCTCCCACCACGAGGGCGCCCCCGGCCAGCAGGAGATCGACCTCCGCTACGCCGACGCCCTCTCGACGGCCGACAACATCATGACCTTCCGCCTGGTCATGAAGCAGGTGGCGCTGGAGCAGGGCGTCCAGGCGACGTTCATGCCGAAGCCGTTCTCCGAGCACCCGGGCTCCGGGATGCACACCCACCTCTCCCTCTTCGAGGGCGACCGCAACGCGTTCTACGAGTCCGGCTCGGAGTACCAGCTCTCCAAGGTCGGCCGCTCCTTCATCGCGGGCCTGCTGCGTCACGCGGCGGAGATCTCGGCCGTCACCAACCAGTGGGTCAACTCCTACAAGCGCATCTGGGGCGGCTCCGAGCGCACCGCCGGCGCCGGCGGCGAGGCGCCCTCCTACATCTGCTGGGGTCACAACAACCGCAGCGCCCTGGTCCGCGTGCCCATGTACAAGCCCGGCAAGACCGGCTCCGCGCGCGTGGAGGTCCGCTCCATCGACTCCGGCGCCAACCCCTACCTCACCTACGCCGTCCTCCTGGCCGCCGGCCTCAAGGGCATCGAGGAGGGCTACGAACTCCCGCCGGGCGCCGAGGACGACGTCTGGGCCCTCTCCGACGCCGAGCGCCGCGCGATGGGCATCGAGCCGCTCCCGCAGAACCTGGGCGAGGCCCTGACCCTGATGGAACGCAGCGACCTGGTGGCCGAGACCCTGGGCGAGCACGTCTTCGACTTCTTCTTGCGCAACAAGCGCCAGGAGTGGGAGGAGTACCGCAGCGAGGTCACGGCGTTCGAACTGCGGAAGAACCTGCCGGTGCTGTAA
- a CDS encoding globin domain-containing protein, with translation MLSEQAAVTVRATLPAVGAHLDEITERFYAGLFTARPELLRDLFNRGNQAAGTQRQALAGSIAAFATHLLEHPESRPDAMLARIAHKHASLGVTPEQYALVHEHLFAAIAGVLGEAVTPEVAAAWDEVYWLMANALVAIEKRLYEESGEPGWRNWEVVERVAETADVVTFRLRPADGGPVADFRAGQYVSVRAELPDGARQIRQYSLSGAPGSTLRQISVKRVLDAGDAPDGEVSNHLHARVREGDVLELSAPYGDLVLEDAADTPLLLASAGIGVTPMVAMLARLAETGHRAPVTVVHGDRSPADHALRANHEAYAEKLPDAAVHFWYEQDATPGTRTGLVDLDTVDVPAGTRAYLCGPLPFMRAVRAGLLEKGVAASDIHYEVFGPDLWLSRA, from the coding sequence ATGCTGTCCGAACAAGCCGCCGTCACCGTCCGCGCCACACTCCCCGCCGTCGGCGCGCACCTCGACGAGATCACCGAGCGCTTCTACGCCGGCCTGTTCACCGCCCGTCCCGAGCTGCTGCGCGACCTGTTCAACCGCGGCAACCAGGCGGCCGGCACGCAGCGCCAGGCGCTCGCCGGTTCGATCGCGGCCTTCGCGACGCACCTCCTGGAACACCCGGAGTCGCGTCCGGACGCGATGCTGGCCCGCATCGCGCACAAGCACGCCTCCCTGGGGGTCACGCCGGAGCAGTACGCCCTGGTCCACGAGCACCTCTTCGCCGCCATCGCCGGCGTCCTCGGCGAGGCCGTGACTCCCGAGGTCGCGGCCGCCTGGGACGAGGTCTACTGGCTGATGGCGAACGCCCTCGTCGCGATCGAGAAGCGCCTGTACGAGGAGTCCGGCGAACCGGGCTGGCGGAACTGGGAGGTCGTCGAGCGCGTCGCCGAGACCGCGGACGTCGTCACCTTCCGGCTGCGCCCGGCCGACGGCGGGCCGGTCGCCGACTTCCGCGCCGGCCAGTACGTCTCCGTGCGCGCCGAGCTCCCTGACGGCGCCCGTCAGATACGCCAGTACAGCCTGTCCGGGGCGCCCGGTTCGACCCTCCGGCAGATCAGCGTCAAGCGGGTCCTGGACGCCGGGGACGCGCCCGACGGCGAGGTGTCGAACCACCTCCACGCGCGCGTGCGCGAGGGCGACGTCCTGGAGCTGTCCGCCCCGTACGGCGACCTCGTCCTCGAGGACGCCGCCGACACGCCCCTGCTGCTCGCCTCCGCCGGCATCGGAGTGACCCCGATGGTCGCCATGCTGGCGCGGCTCGCGGAGACCGGTCACCGCGCCCCGGTCACGGTCGTCCACGGCGACCGCTCCCCCGCCGACCACGCCCTGCGCGCCAACCACGAGGCCTACGCCGAAAAGCTCCCCGACGCGGCCGTGCACTTCTGGTACGAGCAGGACGCGACGCCGGGCACCCGCACCGGCCTGGTCGACCTCGACACCGTCGACGTCCCGGCGGGCACGCGCGCGTACCTGTGCGGACCGCTGCCCTTCATGCGGGCGGTACGCGCCGGCCTGCTGGAGAAGGGCGTCGCCGCGTCCGACATCCACTACGAGGTCTTCGGCCCCGACCTGTGGCTGAGCCGGGCCTGA
- a CDS encoding Rrf2 family transcriptional regulator, with protein MRLLRSTDLALRVLMRLAVAGDSSPTTREVAAGVDVPYTHAAKVVAELQHMGLVDARRGRGGGLSLTERGRTASVGAVVRAFEGDGDVVDCEGSTPCPLNSACRLRGALRRAQEAFFATLDPLTVKDIVAEPTGPLLLGISRAS; from the coding sequence ATGCGGCTGCTGCGCTCCACCGACCTCGCCCTGCGCGTCCTGATGCGGCTCGCCGTCGCGGGCGACTCCAGCCCCACGACCCGCGAGGTCGCCGCCGGCGTGGACGTGCCCTACACCCACGCGGCGAAGGTCGTCGCCGAACTGCAGCACATGGGGCTGGTCGACGCCCGCCGCGGCCGGGGCGGCGGACTCTCCCTCACCGAGCGGGGCCGCACGGCGTCCGTGGGCGCCGTCGTCCGCGCCTTCGAGGGCGACGGCGACGTGGTCGACTGCGAGGGATCGACGCCCTGCCCACTCAACTCGGCCTGCCGCCTGCGCGGCGCGCTCCGCCGGGCCCAGGAGGCGTTCTTCGCCACCCTGGACCCACTGACCGTGAAGGACATCGTCGCGGAACCGACGGGGCCGTTGCTGCTGGGGATCTCGCGGGCGTCCTGA
- a CDS encoding DUF3105 domain-containing protein, translating to MASGNKSSGAARRARIEEMRRAEQARERRNRILTIGASVVVVAALVVGGVLVVKSQSGDNGKKDTASDAKGGNSGDSGHFVTGKDGVRTWTGKLSRTHVTGTVNYPMHPPVGGNHNQVWLNCNGDVYTKAVHDENAVHALEHGAVWVTYTSKAKKADVDTLAAKVKQTPYTLMSPYEKQTSPIELSAWGHQLGVTSASDPKVAKFFETYVQGKQTPEPGASCTGGTM from the coding sequence ATGGCTTCCGGCAACAAGAGCAGCGGCGCGGCACGCAGGGCGCGCATAGAGGAGATGCGGCGCGCCGAGCAGGCCCGTGAGCGGCGCAACCGGATTCTGACCATCGGCGCGAGCGTGGTCGTGGTCGCCGCTCTGGTCGTCGGCGGCGTCCTCGTCGTGAAGTCGCAGAGCGGCGACAACGGCAAGAAGGACACCGCGAGCGACGCCAAGGGCGGCAACTCCGGGGACTCCGGCCACTTCGTCACCGGCAAGGACGGCGTGCGCACCTGGACGGGCAAGCTGTCGCGCACGCATGTCACCGGGACGGTGAACTACCCGATGCACCCGCCGGTCGGCGGCAACCACAACCAGGTGTGGCTCAACTGCAACGGCGACGTCTACACCAAGGCCGTGCACGACGAGAACGCCGTGCACGCGCTCGAGCACGGCGCCGTGTGGGTGACGTACACGAGCAAGGCGAAGAAGGCGGACGTGGACACGCTCGCGGCGAAGGTGAAGCAGACGCCGTACACGCTGATGAGCCCGTACGAGAAGCAGACCTCGCCGATCGAGCTGTCGGCCTGGGGGCACCAGCTGGGTGTGACGAGCGCGAGCGACCCGAAGGTCGCCAAGTTCTTCGAGACGTACGTGCAGGGCAAGCAGACGCCCGAGCCGGGTGCCTCGTGCACCGGCGGGACGATGTGA
- a CDS encoding DUF305 domain-containing protein, producing the protein MKRHIGWITGAAAAVLVAAGAVTYAVAEDDGSGPSTPSADSADAGFARDMAVHHQQAVEMSYIVRDRTKNEEVRRLAYDIAQTQANQRGMLLGWLDLWGLPKVSADPPMTWMGMGDMASGKDGALMPGMATNTELEKLRTLGGKQAEVLYLQLMTDHHKGGVHMAEGCVAKCTVGVEKRLAQGMVDAQRSEIQLMADMLEERGAKARS; encoded by the coding sequence GTGAAGCGGCACATCGGCTGGATCACGGGGGCCGCCGCCGCGGTCCTCGTCGCGGCCGGCGCGGTCACCTACGCGGTCGCCGAGGACGACGGTTCCGGCCCGAGTACGCCGTCCGCCGACTCCGCGGACGCCGGGTTCGCCCGGGACATGGCGGTGCACCACCAGCAGGCCGTCGAGATGTCGTACATCGTGCGGGACCGCACGAAGAACGAGGAAGTGCGGCGGCTCGCCTACGACATCGCCCAGACGCAGGCCAACCAGCGCGGCATGCTGCTGGGCTGGCTGGACCTGTGGGGGCTGCCGAAGGTGTCGGCGGACCCGCCGATGACCTGGATGGGCATGGGTGACATGGCGTCCGGCAAGGACGGCGCGCTGATGCCCGGGATGGCCACCAACACCGAGCTGGAGAAGCTGCGGACGCTCGGCGGCAAGCAGGCCGAGGTGCTGTACCTGCAGCTCATGACGGACCATCACAAGGGCGGTGTCCACATGGCCGAGGGCTGTGTCGCCAAGTGCACGGTCGGGGTGGAGAAGCGGCTCGCGCAGGGCATGGTCGACGCACAGCGGTCGGAGATCCAGCTGATGGCGGACATGCTCGAGGAGCGGGGCGCGAAAGCGCGTTCCTAG